The genomic window AaaaacaaggaataaatacacagtaatggcaacttggctgtatacacagggtaccagtacagtcGATGTGCAGTGgaacgaggtaattgaggtagggataaagtgattAGGCAACACGGTATAGTGGGAGGGAATGGCATACATTAAAATGAGCACTTGAGGACTGACTAAATGGACCAGTCAGGACTGGAGATTGAGAAACATACATATGACACCAATATATTTTCTTAAAGCATGTGTGGTTCACAGAATACATTGAAAACACCTAGCCATTTCACCAGAGGGACATTTTGATAGGACATCATTGAATAAGGCAGTGCAGACAGATCATCACAAAGAAGCTGACCAACAGGCTCTTATCAAACCAACTAAAAGTTATTTCTGAAAGCAAGCCTGGGACCGAGGAGGCATTGGAAAAGCTACTCTATGTACTCAGCGTAGCGAGAAACTTTGAGGCAGACAGAAGAAATGCTCATCAGTACTGTCGAATGATCCCAGGGCCAAGGAAGGCATGTATGTAAAAGCAGCTTTGTTGTAAAAGCAGCTTTGTTGAGGGCAAGCCGAGGCGAGTTCATGTTATTTCCAACTTAACAAGACAGGGTGGATAGAGAGCTTTAAGAATCCCTGCACACCAGCCTAGTAGCCTAAACACTCGCGGTCGACTCTTCCCAGGGTTCGCCGAACCCAAAATACATGTTTAGCCTCAACGTGTTTTAGATACAGGGTTTCTGTTAGTTTTTAAGCAGAGGTGAAATCTGGTGATACGCTTTAACATGTGTGACTCATGGTCGGTTGTTGGTCTGTTTGTGGAGTGAGTAATACATCAGTGGTCGAGACTCAGCTGTGAGTCACAGCTGTGTGTCTGAGCATACTTTCAAAATGGCCATCAATAACTGGGGTGTGCTTGTGCACTGGGCTGGATAAGAGACATGAGGTGTACAATTAACCTAACCACATGTAAACATGCATGCACCTTACACCCTCCCATTTGTTCTCCGTCTTGGGGAGATCATGCAAGTGTTTGCTATTTAATGTGCCACGTCAATGATACTTTTTTAGCAATAGTGAATGATGAGCAGTAAATGGTAATGATCCCCCCCCCTTGCCCCAGCAGGGTTTGAGGATGAACCACCTGTCCCTGAGTGAGCTGTGCTGCCTATTCTGCTGCCCTCCATGCCCCAGCAAGATCACCTCCAAGCTGGCCTTCCTGCCCCCGGAGCCCACCTACACCCTCTTGTGTGACGAGAGCGGCAGCCGCTGGACCCTGCACCTGTCTGAGCGCGCAGACTGGCAGTACTCGGCGCGTGAGAAGGACGCCATCGAGTGCTTCATGACGCGCACTTCGCGTGGCAACCGCATCGCCTGTATGTTTGTGCGCTGCTCGCCCAGTGCCCGCTTCACGCTCCTCTTCTCGCACGGCAACGCCGTGGACCTGGGCCAGATGAGCAGCTTCTACATCGGCCTGGGCTCACGCATCAACTGCAACGTCTTCTCCTACGACTACTCTGGCTACGGGGCCAGCTCGGGGAAACCCTCGGAAAAGAACCTGTATGCCGACGTGGACGCCGCCTGGCACTCCCTCAGGACACGGTAAGTAAAGAGACCAGGGGGCGGAGGTGATGGTGGAGGAGCAGCTGTCTGTGACGTTGTTGACTGTCTTTCCACCTTCAGCTCGCTCCGTGGCTTATATGCCCTAGGTTGGAAAGCAAGGTGGGGACAGCTTTTACTGTTCATTACATTGAATGATTGAAAATGTGTAGGTTATGATGtctcctctacctgtctgccCCATAGGAAATGGTTTTCTGTTCACTGGTTCCTCTAAGCCATTCCTTTGGTCCTCCATTTATCCATCTCAATGAATTGATCCCCATGAAACCTCTAGTCTCaacactctcctctcttccaccctTTGTCCCCTATGacatcccctccccctctccagtcTTTTCTCTCGTCGACAGCTCTCGGTCCCAGGTGGAGTCCTATACTAACACGCACAGCTTCCCTGTGCCTTCGCATGTGAGATGTTCAagctggatttttttgtttgtggCTTTGTTTATGCAGTTTTTTGGTGGGGGGGTGTAATAAAAGTGAATACAGATTTATTTCCTGCATCATGACAGCAAATCAAAGCAACAAACGAATGAGTCAGAGGAAAGATGCAATGTCCAAAGACACAGGGAGAAAGACAGAATAGAGTGACTCACACCGAGTGCCACTTAAGCCCAAATTGCCCACCATaatggcattgactagaataagTGGTCCTCCAAATAATAGGCCTCCTTGGGGGGGATGTCTGAGAGTCAAGTTAAACAGGAAACTATTATCATACAGAGAAGTCTACATACAGCAGGTAATACTGTAGCTAGGGCTGAGAAACCTGTCTGATTGCTACTACTTTTACATTTCAGTATGATGTGATTATGAATTCATTATGAAAGTAAGGACATTTGAATGTATTATGCTTATGTGTTGAACTGGCAAAGTGGTGTTTCACCCAGGCACctgtggaattgttttaagatggtcataccatagataatttagctatttgatttggactTTTAGGACCCTTCTGggtattaaaaaaaacaaaaaacatttatgCTACAGACCGTtattgtgagaagaccaattttcgggatgtctcatggtctgacaaacaccgacGTAGCTCGACCACCTTCCACCACCGATGCGGAAGTCCGACATAGGCGGATGCattggattgagacgcagcccatgcaaaataCTAGCTTAAACCGacggattattattattttttcattatgttacttagattgactcTTAAGTTATAACTGTGGCT from Salmo trutta chromosome 9, fSalTru1.1, whole genome shotgun sequence includes these protein-coding regions:
- the abhd17b gene encoding alpha/beta hydrolase domain-containing protein 17B — translated: MNHLSLSELCCLFCCPPCPSKITSKLAFLPPEPTYTLLCDESGSRWTLHLSERADWQYSAREKDAIECFMTRTSRGNRIACMFVRCSPSARFTLLFSHGNAVDLGQMSSFYIGLGSRINCNVFSYDYSGYGASSGKPSEKNLYADVDAAWHSLRTRYGIRPENVIVYGQSIGTVPSVDLAARYESAAVVLHSPLTSGMRVAFPDTKKTYCFDAFPNIDKISKVTSPVLVIHGTEDEVIDFSHGLALYERCQRPVEPLWVEGAGHNDVELYGQYLERLKQFVAHELVNLST